A segment of the Rhodothermales bacterium genome:
TGGCCCGGTTGAAGGTGCCCATCGTCACCATTGTGATCGGCGAGGGGGCTTCCGGCGGGGCACTGGGCATAGGCGTCGGGGACCGGATCCTCATGCTCGAAAATGCCTGGTACTCTGTCATTTCACCGGAAAGTTGCTCGTCGATCCTGTGGCGGTCGTGGGATTTCAAGGAAGAGGCAGCCCGTGCGCTGAAACTGACGGCGCCGGACCTGATCGACGTCCACGTGATCGATGAGATCATCGCCGAACCCATCGGCGGCGCCCACCGCAACCCGCAGCAAGCGTTCACTTCCGTCGGCTCGGCTATTGCGCGCCACCTGAAAGAACTCGAAACGCGCTCACCGGCCGAACTCATCGCCAGCCGTCTCGAGAAATTCGACGCGATGGGGGTATTCTATGACCCGATCGCCCCTGCCGGGTCCCATAACGGCCACTCGGACGTCGGGAAAAAAGCGACGTCTCGCCAGAAAAAGCCGGCAGCGTAACCGGCCTCCAACCCCTCCCAGGCCCATGTTCGTCTACACCTATCTCCACCGGGTCCGCTATCGGGAATGCGACCCGATGGGCGTCGTGTATCACACCCACTACCTGGATTATTTCGAGGCATCGCGCACGGAAGGCCTCCGCGAACTGGGCCTCGCCTACAAGACCCTCGAGGACGAAGGCATCCGCATGCCGGTGATCGACCTCGCCGTCCAGTACAAACGCTCCGCGCAATACGACGATCTACTGGAGATCAAGACCGTTTTCG
Coding sequences within it:
- a CDS encoding thioesterase family protein — translated: MFVYTYLHRVRYRECDPMGVVYHTHYLDYFEASRTEGLRELGLAYKTLEDEGIRMPVIDLAVQYKRSAQYDDLLEIKTVFAGVPSTRIRIDYEVRRQGEPDLLVSGHVTLCFFDAARNRPVVAPARIRRLFEALPSV